One window from the genome of Microcoleus sp. FACHB-68 encodes:
- a CDS encoding FecR domain-containing protein, with product MLNKNSFIRYLLSFRSALAALFLAVLVTKPAPLKAEIQTEPVRKTHQQSVVGNAASDIAQEPQPPQPIMVEVRELKGNVVYGPSGQPVTLGQRLQAGGGELITGDNSSVRLFINDHIGSVEVSEKTRLTIKTLSNGNTSFFVSVGKVRLSVGKTSNDLYSGNQPLQGSEKSLLAQSRSGRTYPLSIETPAGIAGVQGTSFGVNVGPDGKTGISTLQGSVAALAKGQVVLVNPGQYVVISPGDAPTPVQKTPPRAKFNSLHVRRVSGNAVRVVGQVDPLDLVFINGRAIETEPDGRFSTLVERPLSRRLKFVIRGPEVRETFYELAVN from the coding sequence ATGTTAAATAAGAATTCTTTCATTCGTTATTTATTGTCATTTCGCAGCGCCCTGGCGGCCTTATTTCTGGCTGTTTTGGTGACTAAACCGGCACCCCTTAAAGCTGAGATACAAACTGAGCCGGTGAGAAAGACTCATCAACAATCGGTTGTTGGGAATGCCGCGTCAGACATCGCCCAAGAACCGCAGCCTCCACAGCCAATCATGGTAGAAGTCCGGGAACTCAAGGGGAATGTGGTGTATGGGCCATCCGGGCAACCCGTTACACTGGGCCAGCGATTGCAAGCCGGTGGGGGGGAACTGATCACCGGCGATAACTCCAGCGTTCGTTTATTTATCAATGACCATATTGGATCGGTGGAAGTGTCAGAGAAAACAAGGCTGACGATCAAAACCCTCTCTAATGGCAACACATCCTTTTTTGTGAGTGTAGGGAAGGTTAGGCTGTCCGTTGGAAAAACTTCAAATGACCTCTACAGCGGCAATCAACCTTTACAAGGAAGCGAAAAATCCTTACTCGCCCAAAGCAGATCAGGTCGGACTTATCCATTAAGTATTGAAACGCCTGCCGGTATTGCCGGGGTGCAGGGAACCTCCTTTGGGGTTAATGTTGGCCCTGACGGAAAAACCGGCATTTCCACCCTTCAAGGAAGCGTCGCCGCCCTAGCAAAGGGGCAGGTGGTATTAGTGAATCCGGGTCAGTATGTTGTGATCAGCCCTGGAGACGCGCCCACACCCGTGCAAAAGACGCCTCCGCGTGCGAAATTTAACTCGCTTCATGTGAGAAGAGTTAGTGGGAATGCGGTGCGTGTCGTGGGTCAAGTTGATCCGTTAGACTTAGTATTTATTAACGGTAGAGCCATAGAAACCGAACCGGATGGGCGGTTTTCAACCTTAGTGGAACGACCTTTAAGCCGCCGGCTGAAGTTTGTCATTCGAGGGCCTGAAGTGCGAGAAACATTTTATGAATTAGCGGTTAATTAG
- a CDS encoding adenylate/guanylate cyclase domain-containing protein, protein MVVKSWIQRFQNYLAGNHPRFPGVVAAAVALGMSQLGYWQQLEQLGYNALFKIRPPIGWDEGIAVIAIDQASLQEYGQFPWPRARYTQLLQALKKSPPAAIGFDILFVAPSPLDAAMAQAIADQSNVVLSVAWDAEGKLLPPVPVLDKAAANVGHILHDPDKDGISRQATVFVESLPALAPAMLDVYKTRAGVQLALPKPVAGEKMPKVWINWPGTTQALPTYSFADIAEGRVDPSIFANKLVLIGPTATGIDPLRSPLNQNPPTSGVYLHAALIDNLLNKRLLQRTPEWADILLLLVIGAGTSWLLFNRQLKERVVIGFILPPAWFAVALTAFIWGNLWLSVAAPIGTILLAGLGVQLREQYEKQQLMNLFAQHVAPEMAEVIWERKEEIFENGELEAQELTATVLFMDIRGFTTISESLAPRELLTWLNLYLDAMASCIMEHGGVIDKYIGDAIMAVFGIPFPQAQEEDVKRDATAAIAASVAMHERLQVLNERFKEENRPLIRFGIGIHTGPVIAGTIGGAQRLSYSVLGDTVNVAARLEAMTKNLTSDSPYQILLTDRTFGYVSDLYAGQEFGAIQLRGKETETMVYSILGKLPVEAG, encoded by the coding sequence ATGGTGGTCAAAAGCTGGATTCAGCGGTTTCAGAATTACCTAGCCGGCAATCATCCCAGATTTCCTGGGGTGGTGGCGGCGGCTGTGGCTTTGGGGATGTCACAACTAGGTTACTGGCAGCAATTAGAGCAGTTGGGTTACAACGCTTTATTTAAAATCCGTCCGCCGATTGGGTGGGATGAGGGAATCGCCGTGATCGCGATTGATCAAGCAAGTTTGCAAGAGTATGGCCAATTTCCCTGGCCACGTGCTCGCTACACACAACTTTTGCAAGCTTTAAAAAAGTCACCACCGGCAGCAATTGGATTCGATATTTTATTTGTCGCGCCCAGCCCTTTAGACGCTGCAATGGCACAGGCGATAGCGGATCAAAGCAATGTTGTCTTATCTGTGGCTTGGGACGCGGAAGGTAAGCTACTGCCACCTGTGCCGGTTCTTGACAAAGCCGCAGCGAATGTCGGTCATATTTTGCACGACCCTGATAAAGACGGGATAAGCCGGCAAGCCACCGTGTTTGTTGAATCGCTACCGGCCCTCGCGCCCGCGATGCTAGATGTCTATAAAACCCGTGCCGGTGTTCAATTAGCGTTACCCAAGCCAGTTGCCGGTGAGAAAATGCCCAAAGTCTGGATTAACTGGCCCGGAACAACCCAAGCATTACCCACTTATTCCTTTGCAGACATCGCAGAAGGTCGAGTTGATCCCAGCATTTTTGCCAATAAATTAGTTCTAATTGGCCCAACGGCGACCGGCATCGACCCGCTGAGATCGCCACTCAACCAAAACCCACCGACTTCTGGAGTTTACCTCCACGCCGCCTTGATCGATAACTTATTAAATAAGCGGCTGCTGCAACGAACACCAGAGTGGGCGGACATTCTGCTGTTACTGGTCATAGGAGCCGGCACCAGTTGGCTATTGTTTAACCGGCAGCTTAAGGAACGAGTTGTCATCGGCTTCATTCTACCCCCGGCTTGGTTTGCCGTCGCCCTCACCGCCTTCATCTGGGGCAACTTGTGGCTGTCGGTTGCCGCCCCTATTGGCACCATTTTATTAGCCGGTCTTGGAGTGCAGTTGCGCGAACAGTATGAAAAGCAACAGCTAATGAACTTGTTTGCCCAACACGTCGCCCCAGAAATGGCAGAAGTGATTTGGGAACGCAAGGAAGAAATTTTTGAAAACGGGGAATTAGAAGCCCAAGAACTCACCGCAACGGTCTTATTTATGGATATTCGGGGGTTCACCACAATCTCTGAAAGCTTGGCACCGCGCGAATTGCTCACCTGGCTGAATTTATACCTAGATGCGATGGCTAGTTGCATCATGGAACATGGCGGCGTTATTGACAAATATATTGGGGATGCAATTATGGCCGTCTTTGGCATTCCCTTTCCGCAAGCTCAAGAAGAAGACGTGAAACGAGATGCCACCGCAGCAATTGCAGCCAGCGTGGCCATGCACGAGCGTTTGCAGGTGTTGAACGAACGTTTTAAAGAAGAAAATCGCCCCTTGATTCGGTTTGGAATTGGCATCCACACCGGCCCTGTGATCGCCGGCACCATCGGGGGAGCACAGCGGCTGAGTTATTCAGTTCTCGGTGATACAGTGAACGTAGCGGCGCGATTAGAGGCGATGACAAAGAATTTGACTTCCGACAGTCCTTATCAAATTTTGCTCACTGATCGGACGTTTGGTTATGTGAGCGATCTTTATGCCGGTCAAGAATTTGGTGCGATTCAACTGCGGGGCAAGGAAACAGAAACGATGGTTTATTCGATCTTAGGTAAGCTGCCGGTGGAAGCCGGCTAG
- a CDS encoding S-layer homology domain-containing protein, translating into MKQSSFALLSRIIIVAAGLTLATSAPPGFSATAAKTGQTPAKPASQQPSEIEKPTLLSQWQESWDTAVIINPVITNQEATAFTIQLEVLSKPATTYANAVYQLFVRQNDRWLPVYTSTGARLLPNQAGSLALEPEVIPITQVVRVLGNDANMGNLALKAVVQLRYDLQSGAKEQQLQLETSQSYGLTKLPTTAQQGNTGTPATAQTPIQQGNTGTSTTAQTPIQQGNTGTSTTPATTAQQPLTTGSPMMGKGQFSLGIRSSSDVIARISLKPRRSNGYLRERFIGDFRYKPNQGAKFMQGIYPGDRVVVRLYDLENRAIGYSEFELLFENTAVNLVVPSDPAQSRAVRTVYGMDTNADGSIDPSTVVYDYFTKISSDPAGSESVSFLTNLDTIDTSRFQAEGLLAPPRTSIYTPSLGSGAFSLANRTVNLFGSDLAPALIAQPGKVVQVINLSDSSTLTYDVSQLVGQYRDEGVSQGIQVRFADVPADHWAKDFIGELAAKEVLKGFLDGTFRPNEQVTRAEFAAMIRKAFNKPKTRNAVAFADVPASHWAASAIREAYEMGFFEQGNFNPDKKLDRLDILTILAKGLNYSAKGSPDSILQMYSDSSTIPADARTLVAAATEQGLVVNYPNLKVLNPKQMATRAEVAAFLYQALASTGDVARIASPYVVGGAPGAGAAGSSNQP; encoded by the coding sequence ATGAAACAGAGTTCTTTTGCTTTACTGAGCAGGATTATTATCGTTGCCGCCGGCCTTACCCTGGCAACTTCTGCGCCGCCAGGGTTCAGTGCCACAGCTGCAAAAACCGGCCAAACCCCTGCAAAACCGGCATCCCAGCAGCCATCCGAGATTGAAAAGCCGACTCTGCTTTCTCAGTGGCAAGAAAGCTGGGATACTGCTGTGATCATCAACCCTGTGATTACCAATCAAGAAGCAACCGCGTTTACAATCCAGCTAGAAGTGCTCAGCAAGCCGGCAACAACCTACGCGAATGCTGTTTATCAACTGTTTGTCCGTCAAAATGATCGATGGCTGCCGGTTTATACCAGCACCGGCGCACGACTGCTTCCTAATCAAGCCGGCTCACTTGCCTTAGAACCCGAAGTCATTCCCATCACACAGGTGGTAAGGGTGCTGGGTAATGACGCAAATATGGGCAATTTAGCTCTCAAAGCAGTGGTGCAGTTGCGATATGACCTCCAAAGCGGCGCGAAGGAGCAACAGCTACAGCTAGAGACAAGCCAATCCTACGGCTTGACGAAGTTGCCCACAACTGCTCAGCAAGGCAACACCGGCACGCCTGCCACGGCACAAACTCCCATCCAGCAAGGCAACACCGGCACGTCTACCACGGCACAAACTCCCATCCAGCAAGGCAACACCGGCACGTCTACCACACCCGCTACAACCGCTCAGCAGCCTTTAACAACGGGTTCCCCGATGATGGGAAAAGGGCAATTTAGCCTAGGCATCCGCTCTTCCTCCGATGTGATTGCTCGCATTTCCCTGAAACCAAGGCGAAGCAACGGCTATTTACGAGAACGCTTTATCGGCGATTTTCGCTACAAGCCCAACCAAGGCGCTAAATTCATGCAGGGGATTTATCCGGGTGATCGGGTTGTCGTGCGCTTGTACGATTTGGAAAACCGCGCGATTGGTTACAGCGAGTTTGAACTGCTATTTGAAAACACGGCAGTTAATTTGGTCGTGCCCAGCGATCCCGCTCAATCCCGTGCGGTGCGGACTGTTTACGGGATGGACACCAACGCTGATGGCTCAATTGATCCCAGCACTGTTGTCTACGACTATTTCACCAAAATTAGCAGCGATCCTGCCGGCTCTGAAAGTGTTAGCTTCCTCACCAATTTAGATACGATTGACACCAGCCGGTTTCAAGCTGAGGGGTTACTCGCGCCGCCTCGCACCAGCATTTATACGCCTTCCTTGGGTAGTGGGGCTTTTTCTTTAGCAAATCGCACGGTTAACCTATTCGGTTCAGATTTGGCACCGGCTTTAATCGCTCAACCGGGGAAAGTGGTTCAGGTAATTAACCTCAGCGATAGCAGCACCTTAACTTATGACGTGAGCCAGTTGGTGGGACAGTATCGCGATGAGGGCGTCAGTCAGGGGATTCAAGTCCGCTTTGCCGATGTGCCGGCAGATCATTGGGCCAAAGATTTTATTGGCGAGTTAGCCGCAAAGGAAGTTCTCAAAGGCTTTCTTGATGGCACCTTTCGCCCGAATGAGCAGGTGACGCGGGCGGAGTTTGCTGCCATGATTCGCAAAGCATTTAATAAGCCCAAAACTCGCAATGCGGTTGCCTTTGCCGACGTGCCGGCTAGCCACTGGGCAGCCAGTGCCATTCGCGAAGCTTATGAAATGGGCTTTTTTGAACAAGGAAACTTTAACCCAGATAAAAAGCTAGACCGGCTTGACATTTTGACGATTTTAGCCAAGGGATTGAACTACTCGGCCAAAGGCTCTCCCGACTCAATTTTGCAGATGTACAGCGATAGCAGTACCATTCCGGCGGATGCCCGGACTTTAGTCGCAGCGGCAACGGAACAAGGCTTGGTGGTTAATTATCCCAATCTTAAGGTGCTGAATCCTAAGCAAATGGCGACGCGGGCTGAGGTTGCGGCGTTTCTCTACCAAGCGTTGGCAAGCACCGGCGATGTGGCGAGGATTGCTTCACCCTATGTCGTGGGAGGCGCGCCAGGTGCCGGTGCGGCAGGTTCCAGCAATCAGCCTTAG
- a CDS encoding helix-turn-helix domain-containing protein — MANQIKLDISETAVELKTLLKKESNLQKKERLQALYLLKSGQVTTLEALSKLLVKDPSTIYRWFQKYKTDGLSGLLKLYKPAGKPCSLPAEAIERLKQKLQNPEVFRTYGDIQLWLRDECGVEVDYYVVYRTVRYKLKAKMKLSKNLVKSPS; from the coding sequence ATGGCGAACCAGATCAAATTAGACATCTCTGAAACCGCCGTCGAACTCAAAACTCTTCTTAAGAAAGAGAGTAACCTTCAAAAAAAAGAAAGGCTCCAGGCTCTGTACTTGCTGAAGTCGGGTCAAGTCACCACGTTGGAAGCCCTCTCTAAATTGTTAGTCAAAGATCCTTCAACGATTTATCGTTGGTTTCAAAAATATAAAACTGACGGATTATCAGGCTTACTAAAGCTTTACAAGCCTGCCGGCAAACCTTGTTCTCTGCCGGCAGAAGCCATAGAGCGCCTTAAGCAAAAACTCCAAAATCCAGAGGTATTCAGAACCTATGGAGATATTCAATTATGGCTTCGGGACGAATGTGGAGTAGAGGTCGATTATTATGTCGTTTACCGAACCGTTCGCTATAAGCTAAAAGCAAAGATGAAACTGTCAAAAAATTTGGTTAAATCGCCTTCGTAA
- a CDS encoding cytochrome P450 — MKLPNIVDTPPLLQLVQWITDPLGYMDANVERYGDIFTARLGKSKTIVFASNPQAIQEIFSADPQQFDTGRVNQTIRPLVGDESVFLIDGERHRRERQLLMPPFHGERMRTYNQLIRNITEQVTSRWSVGQTFSARDVMQEITLRVILHAVFGLDEGERSRQLQHRLGQLMDMTSSPLKSSMLFFPFLQKDLGAWSPWGQFLRRQEKMNELLYAEIRERRENLDPSRTDVLTLLLLARDEAGEGMSDLELRDELITVLAAGHETTATALAWALYWVHRQPQVRERLIEELDNAGGNPDPTAFFRLPYLSAVCQETLRIYPVTVITFARVVNSPFQLMGYELEPETQLTCCIYLTHQRPELYPEPKQFKPERFLNRQFSPYEYLPFGGGSRRCLGLALAQFEMKLVLATVLSQWQLALADSQPVKPARRGLTLAPADGVRMTVTGQRLRQASLM; from the coding sequence ATGAAACTGCCCAATATTGTTGATACTCCTCCCCTCCTACAACTCGTGCAGTGGATTACTGACCCTTTAGGATATATGGACGCCAATGTTGAGCGCTATGGGGACATCTTTACTGCAAGGCTTGGCAAGTCTAAAACGATAGTGTTCGCTAGCAATCCACAGGCGATCCAAGAGATTTTTAGTGCCGATCCTCAGCAGTTTGATACGGGTCGCGTTAATCAGACTATACGCCCTTTGGTGGGAGATGAGTCTGTATTTCTGATAGATGGTGAGCGTCACCGGCGAGAACGCCAGCTGTTAATGCCTCCCTTTCATGGGGAACGGATGCGAACCTACAATCAGCTCATTCGCAATATTACAGAGCAAGTAACCAGCCGGTGGAGTGTTGGGCAGACATTTTCAGCGCGTGACGTGATGCAAGAGATTACCCTGCGGGTGATCTTACACGCGGTATTCGGTTTGGATGAGGGGGAACGCAGCCGGCAACTGCAACATCGGTTGGGGCAACTGATGGATATGACCAGCTCTCCGCTAAAGTCTAGTATGCTGTTCTTTCCGTTCCTGCAAAAAGATTTAGGCGCTTGGAGTCCGTGGGGACAATTCTTACGCCGGCAGGAAAAGATGAATGAACTTCTCTATGCTGAAATTCGGGAACGCCGGGAAAATTTAGACCCCTCGCGCACAGATGTGCTGACGCTGCTGCTGCTGGCGCGTGATGAAGCCGGCGAGGGGATGAGTGATTTGGAATTGCGTGATGAACTAATCACGGTGCTAGCTGCCGGTCACGAAACCACCGCAACCGCCTTAGCTTGGGCGCTGTACTGGGTTCACCGGCAGCCGCAGGTGCGAGAAAGGCTGATAGAAGAATTAGACAATGCCGGTGGCAACCCAGATCCCACAGCTTTTTTCCGCCTGCCTTATCTATCTGCGGTGTGTCAGGAAACACTGCGAATTTATCCAGTAACAGTGATCACATTCGCTCGCGTTGTCAACTCTCCCTTCCAACTGATGGGTTACGAGTTAGAACCAGAAACGCAACTGACTTGCTGTATCTATTTGACGCACCAACGACCAGAGTTATACCCAGAACCGAAGCAGTTTAAGCCAGAACGCTTTTTAAACCGGCAATTTTCGCCTTACGAATATTTGCCTTTTGGGGGAGGCAGCCGGCGCTGTTTGGGGCTAGCTTTGGCGCAGTTTGAAATGAAGTTGGTGCTGGCAACTGTATTGTCTCAGTGGCAATTGGCGCTGGCAGACAGCCAGCCGGTGAAACCTGCACGCCGGGGTTTGACTTTAGCGCCTGCCGATGGAGTGCGGATGACTGTTACGGGTCAACGTTTGCGTCAGGCTAGTTTGATGTAG
- a CDS encoding dynamin family protein, which translates to MDASLYQQNRKKLLEQLTNLKSIYEDIKYRDSAFFNELPQETSQRFALLDRDISRLRNPNLTIAFVGGFSAGKSSLINAFLGRYLLPESTEVTTAVPTYVKSSSDEEYAKVFYLNINEIEALDGLYRKEIAETFRVPQLENAPVHELLERVQPMAQEGRGSRLLANFQLFLEKRKTYEFGDERYIENCSIEKMQHLVRDESQAIFLERVEVFIKSTDIPQDVILVDLPGVSVPNPRHRQVTFRFVNQDAHAIIFILMATRLFDRDEMEIMEKIRAGESQLNRKTFWVLNRWDSLTSQQQKSSLANFQEKMREFAIPDDYNFFTTNALHGLLAQLSSKEEMPCDPKLIQHLSDYKELLDTRYEGKHKVALQESQIAFLRDSVLEFLQDDLRRVTLETTVGNVEQNFCQPILNYLRSQKDADESMIQGELQQSEKEEARRLTTELMSQRKREFEDSFRSIRDRVANARSTMFTDQAQAKELEDSLKKEIKNGDLTDAYKVYTRIISDNYLRKYPYYFEIEINVVDNLNQLLKKRFLEIAREQVTNVVEDLVKEINNRLEELYSDVKYDLTVSSGFRELMQDIANRFQSKVDGVVMERAARLDELLVYRGSKISPLFGGGNEILTGLEKAARMQSQHINNPAEAIRPEDMTARTNQIRATLEKHYIDKTNEFRKEVAEAVWSIVIAQMQELEKEVKEAMNTRYRSILEQVKSKQASDEFAHRRSSITSRTSRFRTAIEKIHEVSIQMRSGLQSTSN; encoded by the coding sequence ATGGATGCTTCTCTGTACCAACAAAATCGCAAAAAACTTCTAGAGCAACTTACGAATCTTAAAAGTATTTATGAGGATATTAAATACAGAGATAGTGCTTTTTTTAACGAATTGCCTCAAGAAACATCACAACGATTTGCTCTTCTTGATCGCGATATTTCGCGGCTACGAAACCCCAATCTTACTATTGCCTTTGTTGGGGGGTTTAGTGCTGGTAAATCGTCTCTAATCAACGCTTTTTTAGGGCGATATTTGTTACCAGAATCTACAGAAGTGACAACAGCAGTTCCTACTTATGTTAAAAGTAGCTCTGATGAGGAATACGCAAAAGTCTTCTATCTCAACATAAATGAGATAGAAGCATTGGACGGGCTTTACCGAAAGGAAATTGCTGAAACATTTCGTGTACCACAACTGGAAAATGCACCTGTACATGAATTGCTGGAAAGAGTTCAGCCAATGGCACAGGAAGGTAGAGGAAGCAGGCTATTAGCCAATTTTCAGTTATTTTTAGAAAAACGCAAAACCTATGAGTTTGGTGATGAGCGCTATATTGAAAATTGCTCAATTGAGAAAATGCAGCACCTCGTTAGAGACGAATCTCAGGCTATATTTCTTGAGCGAGTAGAAGTATTTATCAAATCAACTGATATTCCTCAAGATGTGATTTTAGTTGATTTGCCTGGTGTCAGTGTTCCAAATCCACGGCATCGCCAGGTAACTTTTCGCTTCGTCAATCAAGATGCTCATGCGATTATCTTTATTTTGATGGCGACGCGCTTGTTTGATAGAGATGAAATGGAAATTATGGAGAAGATTCGTGCTGGAGAATCGCAGCTCAATCGGAAAACATTTTGGGTACTGAATCGATGGGATTCATTGACATCCCAGCAGCAAAAATCCTCCTTAGCTAACTTCCAGGAAAAAATGAGAGAGTTTGCTATTCCCGACGATTACAATTTTTTTACCACAAATGCTCTTCATGGTCTTTTGGCACAGTTGTCCAGTAAGGAGGAGATGCCTTGCGATCCAAAACTGATTCAACACCTCTCAGACTATAAGGAACTGTTAGATACCCGTTATGAAGGAAAACACAAAGTTGCTCTTCAAGAAAGTCAGATAGCATTTTTGCGTGACAGTGTTTTAGAATTTCTCCAGGATGATCTGCGTCGAGTTACTCTGGAAACCACAGTTGGAAATGTTGAGCAAAACTTCTGTCAGCCTATTCTTAACTATCTGCGTAGCCAAAAGGATGCCGATGAGTCCATGATTCAAGGTGAACTACAGCAAAGTGAAAAAGAAGAAGCTAGACGGCTGACGACAGAACTCATGAGTCAACGAAAAAGAGAATTTGAAGATAGTTTTCGTAGTATTCGAGATCGAGTTGCGAATGCTCGAAGTACTATGTTTACCGATCAGGCTCAAGCTAAAGAGTTAGAGGATAGTTTGAAAAAAGAGATAAAAAATGGCGATCTTACTGATGCTTACAAAGTGTACACGCGAATTATTTCTGATAACTATTTGCGTAAATATCCTTATTACTTTGAAATAGAGATTAATGTGGTTGACAATCTCAATCAGCTACTCAAGAAGCGATTTTTGGAAATTGCTAGAGAGCAGGTAACTAATGTGGTAGAAGATTTGGTTAAAGAAATTAACAATCGATTAGAAGAGCTATACAGTGATGTTAAATATGATCTAACTGTTTCCTCGGGCTTTAGGGAACTCATGCAGGACATAGCAAATCGTTTTCAAAGCAAAGTTGACGGGGTAGTTATGGAGAGAGCAGCCCGTTTAGATGAGTTATTGGTTTACAGAGGGAGCAAAATTTCTCCACTTTTTGGTGGAGGAAATGAAATACTGACAGGACTTGAAAAAGCTGCACGTATGCAAAGTCAACACATTAACAATCCTGCTGAAGCTATCCGTCCAGAGGATATGACGGCTCGTACTAACCAAATTCGTGCAACGCTAGAAAAACACTACATTGATAAAACAAATGAGTTCCGAAAAGAAGTGGCTGAAGCTGTTTGGTCAATCGTGATTGCTCAAATGCAAGAGCTAGAAAAAGAAGTTAAAGAAGCAATGAATACACGGTATAGGTCTATTTTAGAACAGGTGAAATCTAAACAGGCATCAGATGAATTTGCACATCGCCGCTCTTCTATCACTAGCCGCACCAGTAGATTCCGTACAGCGATTGAAAAAATCCATGAGGTATCAATACAAATGCGCTCTGGCCTTCAATCTACATCAAACTAG